AGCGTGGCTTCTTTGAAGGACAGAGGTAGAGCGGCCGTGGTCTTGTCCACCGAGGAGTTGGTGTCAGAGGTCTTGGCTGTGTCCACGGCAGACTCTAACTGGATGGGGAGCTTGGAGAAGTCCTTCTGACAGTTGTCACGGTCATCCATACTCTTCTGGGCCTGAAGCTTATGGGCATTTCTCTCTACATCCATAGTCCCCAGGTCCTTGTCTGGCACCTGCAGGTTATCTGAGGAGGGTAGCTTGGTAGAGTTGAGGATGGTGCTATGACCCGGCAGCTTGAGTACAATGGAATAGATGGCTCTGGTCTCTGAGCCAATATCCTCTTCATCAGAAGAAGCAGAGTTTTCCAGGGAGGCAGCAGCATCGTTGTTATTCCAACTGTCACTGCTACTGTGGTCTTGGTCCATCTGCTCAGCACTGGGCTTCCAGCTCTTAGTTGTGAACCAGAAGTGACAGCCACCATACTTCCTCCTAGATGACCGTTTCGTGCCTTGCTGTTGTAGCTCATAGCTGCTACAGCTTCGAGAACTGCCTGTGGGGTGGACAAAGTTTTCTGCTTCCGCTTCTGTCCCAGAGGCCTGTAGCCCAGCCAGCTCTTTGGTACGTTTCTCAGTCTCCTTATAGATTCTCCAGTATAAAATAGTCATGATGGTGACAGGCATGTAAAAGGCAGCGATCGCCGTGCCGAAGGTGATGGTGGGCTCACTTAGAAACTGAATGAAACATTCTCCGGGGGGCACAGTTCTCTTCCCTACAAAGTATTGCCAGAACAAGATGGCAGGAGCCCACAGGACAAAGGAGATGACCCAAGCCAGACCAATCATCACACCGGCTCGTTTTGTTGTTCGTTTGGCTCGGTAAGTGAGTGGCCTGGTAATAGAAAAGTACCTGTCAAAGCTGATCACCAGCAGATTCATGACAGAAGCATTGCTGGCCACATAGTCAATGGAAAGCCAGAGGTCACAGGCTAAGTTCCCCAGAGCCCAGCGGTTCATAATGATGTAGGTCGTGAACAGGTTCATGGAAATGACCCCGATGATCAGATCTGCGCAGGCCAGGCTTAAGAGGAAGTAGTTGTTGACTGTCTTCAGCTGTTTGTTGACCTTAAATGCCACAATGACAAGGATGTTGCCGATGATGGTCACCAATGCCAGGAAGCCAGTCAAGAATGCAATGAAGACCACTTGCCAGATGGTGTGGCCCCCTAGAGGGTCACTGGAGGTGTCATTTGAGGAGAAATTCCCAGAGGTTTGGGAAATGTTGTAGCTGTCCAATTGAGAGACTGTCCCCAAGGGCAGCCCCGCCTCTGAGGGACTGTGCACCCAGGAAGAGCTGATGTTGGGAAACAAAGGCGAGGTTGTACTGTTACTGTGCAAGGTCATTGTGACTCTCTGACAtagtctgggggaaaaaaagagaagagtggAGTTAGGAAATATCTTTGTGGTCTTTGGGTAGCTtacattttttcatatatatatattctttaaaaattatattttttctttgactATTATACACTATCAACTTCTCTTAATTTTCTTCCTACTCTTGTCTACTCATCCCTGTGTCCCCAAAAATCTTTCTTACATTCCTGCCTGTCTACATTTTCGTTCTGAGGGAGGGTCTCAATCTGTAACCAAAGCCGGTCTAGAACTCAGTCTTTAGCCCCCAAACCTGtggccttcctgcctcagcctccagagctaGGATAAGGCACACACCACACTTGGCTGTGCATCCTACAGTTAGGATGAGTGTTACAAGATGcaaacttccaggcagctaaacaTGATCAAGTTAATTCTCTCATGTGAAGGGGAGGAGTCAAGGGCATGTTGGGACTGATTTGTTCAAGGTAGTAGACTAGTTAGCCAAGGACTTAGACTCGGTCCTTCCCCTCACGTTTGTAAATAGGTTTCTCGGAATGCTGACAGCAAATACAGCAGACTCACTCACTTCTTCTACTTCCACAGGGACAAAGTAGCAGATGCTTACGCGGCAATTCTTCAACCACAGTGTTATGGTCATTCTACTTGGTAAGGGTATGTGAGCCGTTGGCAGGTTATTTACCTGATAAAATGATGAACGTAAGCAACTTGAAGGTGATACCAGCTATTTCAGCTTCCCTGAAATGACCCAAGCCAACCCAAGGCAAGAGAGAAAACAGTGCCCACCATTTCACATAATACCACCTCTTCATGTTTACTCTTAATTGTTTTGgaacaatctatctatctatctatctatctatctatctatctatctatctatctatttatctcccaggctggtctcaagcatACCAAGTAGCCACACATGATCTTGAAGTCTTATTCTTCTGTTTCTACCTCTGGAGTGTTCTTATTAAAGGTGTGTTTCACCACACCTAGTATAATTGGGCCTGAGGAATCTACTAGGCCCTtcctgcatggtgtgtgtgtgggggaattAGAAAGTGAGCTACATCCTTAGCTCGTGACATCATATCTTTAAAACATTATTGAAATATGTGATATACTTATTTTTTATAACATTGGATAGCATGCTTATTTCTTATATACTTTCTGGAGAGACTTTATCTTCCTAGGGTCTCATTTTCTGCAAAGGTTCTTAGACACAGAATctaaaaaagtttttctttttttctgccagGTTTGCACAGCAACCTTATTTACACATATTACCAGTTTAGTGCTACTCTGTGTCATGCACTAACACCCATGGCAAGGGTCCCTTGCCATTGTGGCATGGTTCAGGGTTCTGCTCTCATGGGAACGAATAATGTTCTGGTGTcttgtttttttgtcttatgaTGACCATGCGGATTTCATTAcataaagaaacataatatccaGAAATCCCAAGGCTTCTTGTCTGTCGTCTCTCATCCTTTCTTGCTAAAGGGTGACAGATTCCTATGACTGGCTTTCTTTTGTGTCCAAGCTGACACTCTTCCAGCAAGGTTTGAGACAGGCATTTGTCACCTGGCCCCGAGTCCTTGACCACAGTCATGGACTTGACACATAGCCAAACAAAGTGCATCAGCTTGGCCAATGCATGTAGATGCTAGGAAGATAGAAAGGTCTTTCGTCTTTGGAGGTGCTGGGTGCTGTTCACCACCTTTGTATCTGTGTACAAAATCTGAGAGTAAGGGAAGGCAAATGGAAGATGAGGTAGCAGCAGGATGGGGTGAAACCCTGAGAAACAGATACAATCTGAGGACAGGCCTTTCAACACTAGACATAGCTACATCTGAATCAATAGAACCACTTCGACCTTGCATTTATACTActtctactcctcctcctcctcctcctcctcctcctactactactactactactactactactactaaaatcTCCCTTtgttccctgcagttctgaaggAACAATTTGATTATCCATAGATAATGGCTCTTGATTCACCTATTTGGTTAAAGTAGCAAGTGAATATTCTAGGCTAGTCTACCTCTCTAATATATAACTTGAGGGTTATAGCTAATCCtaactatacttttttttttttttaacaaacaagTGGATTTGAATTGCTCTGACCACACATGCAATAATCTGCTGTATCAGGTTATGTAAATCTGTGTCATGGTAGAAACCATTGACTCTTTTCATTTGTTGTGAATGCCAACTGTACAGAAATAAATTTGTTTaaagtgtttttattatatttatttattagcttATCTTTTTTTGTACATGTGATATACATATTGTGGGTGCATATGCCATGGTGCatgggtggaggtcagaagacaatctgGGGGATTTGGtgctctctttctaccatgtgggtgctgggaatgtgCCTCAGGTCAACAGTGGTTGCAAGTGCCTTTGTGTGTTgatccatctcactggctcttgaaatttgtttttaaaaagttaaaaaaaaatgagtaggactaaaagaaaataattttggcaTCAGCAAATCTCCTTAAAATCACTTATTGTAAGCTGCTGTGTTTGGTCTGTGGAATCCAGAAGTCACAGCCTATGTGCTTACGATCTGTCCTACAACTGAGAGCAAAGACATGAATAAAGTCTTGTTTTTCTAAAGTCAGTCATGCAGGCAGTAAGAAATCCCTCCCTGCAGACAGTCACATGATATTTTATAAACTGAAAACAACTAGACTTGTTCAGTTGAGCAACAGTATCAAAGAATGTAAGAAATTTGGAAATAAGTCTCAGGTCAGCTATTTTCTTATAGCTTCTCTCGTCCTTCTGGTCCACAAAGCATATAGTCCTATCATCTATCCAGAAAAGTGAGCCGAAACTCTCAACTTTTAAACCTCTTACTTGGAAAGTCTAAGTTACTTCTTGCTCCCAGAACTctaaattatttctatttctttatatttttaaattagatttgcttattttatgtgtgaatgttttgcttgcacaGTCTGTGCACTACCGGTGTGTTTGGTGTTCAGAGAGGTCAGGAGAGTATATCCAATTCCCCGGGACTGTAGTTACAGAGGGCTGTGAACCAGCACACggatgctgggattcaaacccatgtcccatgcaagagcagcaagtgctctcaaccatggagccatctctccagctctctaatTCTATCTCCActttaattattctttttcttatcCTAATCGTGGGAAGTCTTTTGCAGTTTGCAACCATTTTTTTTGAAAGACCAGATACATGGTGTTTCCTCTTTGTAAATCTGGTATATGTCATATTCAGGGCTTATTTTGGGTCTCTGCTTTGGACAGGAGTGTGTCTGTTTTCTGTCATAGTTCATTACAACACTCAGCAGCTATGTCATCATGAATAGAAAGATCGCATCAGGCCACTAGGTGGCAAAGTTGACTCAAAGAACAACTTTGCTGCTGTAAGATGCCTAAGCAGCCTGCTGTCCCTGACCACAGACTTGGAATTCAGCTTAGTTCAGTCACGCGGTAGGTCGGTCGGCAGAGGATATCAAACAGGGTGGACAGAGCTTTCCACTCAAACATGTCTTTAAAGGGAATCAAACTTGTGAACCTAAGCCCTCATCTTCATCTCAAGCTGTGAGGAGGAGAGACGTTGCCTAATATGGTACAGTGATTCTTCTTGTGAACAAAACAATCCTGAAGGCTAAAAGTGGGATAAAATTCCACTTAAAAGGGAGAaagcttgtttttaaaaagatgatgtaTCAGACTTCCCGCCCGATTGCTGCCTTTCGTAAGCTTTTATTTGACCGTGACAACAGGATGTGAAAGGCTTGGCTGAGGCTTGTGAAATAACACCGTTTTACCTAAAAAACCAAACATCTAAGTAGGATAGTTGTGGATCTCCACAAACACCTTTCAGGCCTAGAACATTTTTTTATCAGTGTTTTTAGAGAAATGGAATGGAGTCAAAAGCAAACATGAGTAATTCTTTTCAAACACCAGAAAGACCCCTCTCATCGGAGCCAATTAGTGCAGTGTCCCCAGGGTTCTTAGAGGAGGGAAGACCTTTACGTAAGA
Above is a window of Mus musculus strain C57BL/6J chromosome 13, GRCm38.p6 C57BL/6J DNA encoding:
- the Chrm3 gene encoding muscarinic acetylcholine receptor M3 isoform X1; the encoded protein is MTLHSNSTTSPLFPNISSSWVHSPSEAGLPLGTVSQLDSYNISQTSGNFSSNDTSSDPLGGHTIWQVVFIAFLTGFLALVTIIGNILVIVAFKVNKQLKTVNNYFLLSLACADLIIGVISMNLFTTYIIMNRWALGNLACDLWLSIDYVASNASVMNLLVISFDRYFSITRPLTYRAKRTTKRAGVMIGLAWVISFVLWAPAILFWQYFVGKRTVPPGECFIQFLSEPTITFGTAIAAFYMPVTIMTILYWRIYKETEKRTKELAGLQASGTEAEAENFVHPTGSSRSCSSYELQQQGTKRSSRRKYGGCHFWFTTKSWKPSAEQMDQDHSSSDSWNNNDAAASLENSASSDEEDIGSETRAIYSIVLKLPGHSTILNSTKLPSSDNLQVPDKDLGTMDVERNAHKLQAQKSMDDRDNCQKDFSKLPIQLESAVDTAKTSDTNSSVDKTTAALPLSFKEATLAKRFALKTRSQITKRKRMSLIKEKKAAQTLSAILLAFIITWTPYNIMVLVNTFCDSCIPKTYWNLGYWLCYINSTVNPVCYALCNKTFRTTFKMLLLCQCDKRKRRKQQYQQRQSVIFHKRVPEQAL